One genomic region from Shewanella aestuarii encodes:
- a CDS encoding trimeric intracellular cation channel family protein: MIQWIYFFDLCGTAVFALSGALAAGKHRMDPFGVIVLASVTAIGGGSIRDTLMGATPVFWISDPNYIIVILATVIACLILVRKPHKLPSFTLPVADAFGLALFTVIGAQKALVLGHSGMIAVVMGLITGVGGGIIRDILCRQVPMVLRTEIYATASIIGGICYTLSLLSGMDSMTSMFLAMTSTLVIRLSAIRWHLSLPAFDLKTKRH, from the coding sequence ATGATTCAGTGGATCTACTTTTTTGATTTGTGTGGCACCGCCGTTTTTGCCCTATCTGGCGCACTTGCGGCTGGCAAACATAGAATGGATCCATTTGGCGTCATCGTTTTAGCTTCAGTTACCGCGATTGGCGGCGGCAGTATCCGTGACACCTTAATGGGGGCTACGCCAGTATTTTGGATAAGCGATCCTAATTACATCATCGTGATACTAGCGACCGTGATTGCCTGTTTAATCTTAGTACGTAAGCCGCACAAACTCCCCTCTTTTACCTTGCCGGTAGCAGATGCATTTGGGTTAGCTTTATTTACCGTGATCGGTGCTCAAAAGGCCTTAGTACTAGGACATTCGGGTATGATAGCGGTAGTGATGGGACTCATCACTGGTGTGGGTGGTGGCATTATTCGTGATATTTTATGTCGCCAAGTACCTATGGTGTTACGCACAGAAATTTATGCAACAGCCTCAATAATTGGAGGTATCTGTTATACCTTGAGCTTGCTATCAGGAATGGATAGTATGACATCGATGTTTTTAGCCATGACCAGCACGCTGGTTATTCGCTTAAGTGCTATTCGCTGGCACCTTTCACTTCCTGCATTTGACTTAAAAACAAAGAGACATTGA
- a CDS encoding nuclear transport factor 2 family protein: MRLICLLFCLMISLPVKANLGDMPAEQQLAMRYIKAYTDHDYSALMRFYSRDSVFFDKTAGVQYKSNRHIIEFLKRAHEGVLEYRLNIEHMFNNGSLVVIIGSYRLRGPGDQYGKPGKIIDIAVPGVTTLKFDMNTQRIIEHMDLMDYQTMSDQLESQ; the protein is encoded by the coding sequence TTGCGCTTAATTTGCTTGCTATTTTGCTTAATGATTAGCCTTCCAGTGAAGGCTAATCTTGGCGACATGCCTGCTGAGCAACAATTGGCCATGCGTTATATCAAAGCCTATACCGATCATGACTATAGTGCCTTAATGCGCTTTTATTCTCGTGACAGTGTATTTTTTGATAAAACGGCAGGAGTGCAATACAAAAGTAATCGCCATATTATTGAGTTTTTAAAACGCGCTCACGAAGGCGTTTTAGAATATAGACTTAATATCGAGCACATGTTTAATAATGGTTCGCTCGTTGTGATTATCGGCAGTTATCGCTTGCGTGGGCCGGGCGATCAATATGGTAAACCCGGTAAGATCATTGATATTGCCGTGCCAGGGGTGACGACCCTTAAATTTGATATGAATACTCAGCGGATTATTGAGCACATGGATTTAATGGATTACCAAACGATGTCAGATCAACTTGAATCTCAGTAG
- the tyrS gene encoding tyrosine--tRNA ligase, with protein MAELDQVLAEIKRGTDEILLEADLLEKLKEGRPLKIKLGADPTAPDIHLGHTVILNKMRTFQELGHEVIFLIGDFTGMVGDPSGKNSTRPPLTREQVLANAETYKQQVYKILDPAKTRIEFNSSWLEPLGAAGMIRLASQQTVARMMERDDFKKRYASGQSIAIHEFMYPLLQGYDSVALEADVELGGTDQKFNLLMGRELQKAEGQKPQTVIMMPLLEGLDGVKKMSKSAHNYIGVSEPANEMFGKIMSISDDLMWRYFELLSFRPLEEIAGFKEAVQNGTNPRDIKITLAKEIIARFHDDAAAEAAHQEFINRFQKGAIPDDIETITLEAGEGLAIANLLKEAGLVGSTSDGMRMIKQGAVKIDGEKAEDTRQVFNAGFEAVVQVGKRKFAKVVLS; from the coding sequence ATGGCTGAGTTAGATCAAGTATTGGCAGAAATCAAACGTGGAACAGATGAAATTTTACTTGAGGCGGATCTGCTTGAAAAGCTTAAAGAAGGTCGCCCTCTTAAAATCAAATTAGGCGCAGACCCAACCGCACCAGACATTCATTTAGGTCACACTGTCATTTTAAATAAAATGCGCACTTTCCAAGAGCTTGGTCATGAAGTGATTTTCTTAATTGGCGACTTTACCGGTATGGTAGGTGATCCAAGTGGTAAAAATAGTACTCGCCCACCATTAACCCGTGAGCAAGTGTTGGCTAATGCTGAAACTTATAAGCAACAAGTCTATAAAATTCTAGATCCTGCAAAGACTCGTATTGAGTTTAATTCAAGTTGGTTAGAGCCATTAGGCGCTGCAGGCATGATCCGTTTAGCCTCACAACAAACTGTGGCGCGCATGATGGAACGTGACGACTTTAAAAAGCGTTATGCATCAGGTCAATCAATCGCTATTCATGAGTTTATGTATCCATTATTGCAGGGGTATGATTCTGTTGCGCTAGAAGCTGATGTTGAGTTAGGTGGAACAGACCAAAAATTCAACTTGCTTATGGGGCGTGAATTACAAAAAGCTGAAGGCCAAAAACCACAAACGGTTATTATGATGCCATTGCTTGAAGGTTTAGACGGCGTGAAAAAAATGTCTAAATCCGCACATAACTATATTGGTGTGAGCGAGCCTGCTAATGAAATGTTTGGCAAAATTATGTCGATTTCAGATGACTTGATGTGGCGTTACTTTGAATTATTGTCTTTCCGTCCGTTAGAAGAAATTGCGGGCTTTAAAGAGGCGGTTCAAAATGGTACTAATCCTCGCGATATTAAGATTACCTTAGCCAAAGAAATTATTGCTCGTTTCCACGATGATGCTGCTGCTGAAGCCGCGCATCAAGAGTTTATTAATCGTTTTCAAAAAGGTGCCATACCGGATGATATTGAAACGATTACGCTTGAAGCCGGTGAAGGTTTAGCGATTGCTAACTTACTAAAAGAGGCTGGCTTAGTTGGCTCGACTTCTGATGGTATGCGAATGATTAAGCAAGGCGCAGTAAAAATTGATGGTGAAAAAGCTGAAGATACTCGTCAGGTGTTTAATGCTGGTTTTGAAGCGGTAGTCCAAGTTGGTAAGCGTAAATTTGCTAAAGTGGTATTAAGTTAA